A portion of the Bifidobacterium bifidum ATCC 29521 = JCM 1255 = DSM 20456 genome contains these proteins:
- a CDS encoding HU family DNA-binding protein, giving the protein MAYNKSDLVSKIAQKSNLTKAQAEAAVNAFQDVFVEAMQSGEGLKLTGLFSAERVKRAARTGRNPRTGEIIEIPATYGVRISAGSLLKKAVTE; this is encoded by the coding sequence ATGGCATACAACAAGTCTGATCTCGTTTCGAAGATCGCCCAGAAGTCCAATCTGACCAAGGCTCAGGCTGAGGCCGCCGTTAACGCTTTCCAGGACGTGTTCGTCGAGGCCATGCAGTCCGGCGAAGGCCTGAAGCTCACCGGCCTGTTCTCCGCTGAGCGCGTCAAGCGCGCTGCCCGCACCGGCCGCAACCCGCGCACCGGCGAAATCATCGAGATCCCGGCGACCTACGGCGTGCGCATCTCCGCCGGCTCCCTGCTGAAGAAGGCCGTGACCGAGTAA